From a single Apium graveolens cultivar Ventura chromosome 2, ASM990537v1, whole genome shotgun sequence genomic region:
- the LOC141706184 gene encoding uncharacterized protein LOC141706184, with product MACWSAENATKAYLRTIQMGNNDKEPNVAEFISALSAGKNAQMMVVAGATAAGSPTLGLVAAAHQTGGRVICIVRGEEELYTSMDTLGCNASRVEFVVGEPQILLLSEYKNADLVVIDCNLENREEIFKAVQLSAGRNKLTNTTVLGYNVFCKDSWQRGGSKTQFLPIGNGLLMTTIAAKVDFSGSQNGGLGKRSRWIVKVDKCTGEEHVFRVRSSHGCAIIKA from the exons ATGGCTTGCTGGTCTGCTGAAAATGCCACCAAAGCTTATCTCAGAACCATCCAAATG GGAAATAATGATAAAGAACCAAATGTAGCAGAGTTCATTTCAGCACTATCTGCTGGAAAAAATGCACAGATGATGGTGGTGGCTGGTGCTACTGCAGCTGGCTCACCAACGCTTGGACTAGTTGCTGCAGCTCATCAAACTGGAGGAAGAGTTATCTGTATCGTACGTGGTGAAGAAGAACTTTATACTTCGATGGATACACTTGGCTGCAACGCTAGTCGAGTTGAGTTTGTTGTTGGGGAACCTCAAATTTTATTATTAAGCGAATACAAAAATGCGGATCTTGTTGTCATAGACTGCAATCTTGAAAACCGTGAAGAGATTTTTAAAGCTGTGCAATTATCAGCTGGAAGGAATAAGCTGACTAATACTACTGTTTTAGGTTACAATGTATTTTGCAAGGATTCGTGGCAACGTGGTGGCTCCAAGACTCAGTTTTTGCCCATCGGAAATGGGCTGTTAATGACTACAATTGCAGCAAAAGTTGATTTTTCTGGTAGCCAAAATGGTGGTTTGGGAAAGAGAAGTCGCTGGATAGTTAAAGTTGACAAGTGTACAGGTGAAGAGCATGTGTTCAGGGTCAGGTCATCTCATGGCTGCGCTATAATCAAGGCATAG